The Brevibacillus humidisoli DNA segment CCAATCCGGCAATGATGTTGAGGATCGTCGACTTGCCGCAGCCGGATGGGCCGATCAGCGACAAAAACTCGCCAGCGCGGACAGTCAAGTTGATTTCGTTCAGAACCTGTAGCGATTGGCCGTCATCTTTTTGAAACTGTTTATGAATGTCTCTAAGCACCACCTGCATCTGGCTCTCCCCCTCCTGCTCTTTATCCAAGTTAACTGGTTGGAATTATAGGAATTATTATTGTGCATAAAGACTGCTCCTGTCAACCGTTTTTTGCCGCTTGCTGCAAATCGAATACGGATCTTTGATTTGGACAGCCAGATCCCGGCCCAGACTGGCACCTTGCTCCGCCACGTGCATACGATGAGCCTATAGGCAGTACTTTGGGCTTATTTCATGTGGATCGATTCATGGGGAGGAGAGGATGAATAGAGATGTGTGGGATCACAGGTTGGATCAACTTTCATAGAGACGTGTCACAAGAACTGCCGGTTGTAGAAGCGATGACCGGCCGACTCGTCTGCCGGGGGCCAGACGCCGATGGGGTATGGTGTTGTAGCCACGCTGCACTGGGCCACTGCCGTCTGGTGGTTGTCGACCCGGTTGGCGGGACACAGCCGATGACCAGGCAGCGCGGCGATTGTACGTACACACTCGTATACAATGGGGAATTGTACAATACGGATGAACTTCGCCAGGAGCTTCTGGGACGGGGCCACAGCTTTCACTCTCACTCTGACACAGAGGTACTGCTCGCCTCCTACCTGGAATGGGGCAGCCGTTGTGTAGAGAGGATCAACGGGATCTTTGCGTTCGCCGTGTGGGAAGAGAAACATCAACGGCTCTATCTGGCTCGTGATCGACTGGGCGTAAAGCCGCTGTTTTACACAGTGCGCGGTGATTCTTTTCTGTTCGGTTCGGAGTTGAAGTCCCTGCTTGCCCATCCCCAGGTAGAGGCAGTGATTGACCGTGAAGGATTGGCGGAAATCTTCGCACTCGGTCCGGCGCGAACACCCGGTCATGGCGTATTCCGCGACATATCTGAACTACGTCCGGGGCATTTCCTGGAGGTTACCCCCGACGGCATCCACAAGCAGCCATACTGGTCGCTGGAGAGCCGTCCCCACACCGACGACTGGGAAACCACTGTCTCCACTGTCCGTTCTCTGGTGCTGGACGCAATCGAGCGGCAGTTGGTGGCCGATGTGCCGGTGGCTACCCTGCTCTCCGGGGGGCTGGACTCCAGTGCGATCACGGCCGTTGCCGCCGAGGTGTTTCGCAGACAAGGCAGTGGTCCGCTGCACACCTATTCGATCGATTATGTCGGCAATGACCGCCACTTCCAGGCAAGCGCGTTTCAACCCAATGCCGACGCCCCCTGGGTAAAGCGGATGTCGGACTACTGCGGCACGATTCATCATACGATCCAGTTTGACACACCCGAACTGATCGACGCCTTGAAAAGAGCGGTGATCGCCCGGGATTTGCCCGGGATGACAGACATAGACGCCTCGCTGTATCTGTTCTGCCGGGAAATCAAACGAGAGACCACCGTCGTTCTCTCCGGAGAATGTGCCGATGAGATCTTTGGCGGTTATCCCTGGTTTCATCGTGAGGAGACACTGCAAGCCAATACGTTTCCCTGGGCATTGATGACCAGAGAACGGGCGAGCTGGCTGTCACCCGAACTGCGGGAGTGGGTCGGACCGGAAGAGTATGTCGCACGTCGGTATCAGGAGACATTGGCGGAGGTCCCCCCCTTGCCCGACGAGAGCCCGTTGGAAGCACGCCGCCGGGAAATGTCGTATCTAAATCTCACCTGGTTCATGAGCGTGCTGTTGGACCGCAAAGACCGGATGAGTATGGCCGCCAGTCTGGAGGCACGCGTCCCGTTTTGCGATCACCGGATCGTGGAATACGTGTGGAATGTGCCGTGGGAGATGAAAAGTCGGGGAGAACGGGAAAAGGGGCTGCTGCGCCACGCATTGCAGGGGATCCTGCCGGAAGAGGTGCTGTTTCGCAAAAAAAGTCCGTATCCCAAGACACACAACCCTGCTTACGCAGAGGCAACCCGCAGCTGGCTGCTGGATGTACTCAACGACCCCACTTCTCCGCTGCTGCCGCTGATCGATGTCCGGACGATTCGGGAGCTTACCGCGTCTGACGCCGCCGCTTCCGGCACACCATGGTTTGGCCAATTGATGAGCAAACCGCAGCTGTTTGCCTATCTGGCTTCGATCGACTACTGGATGAGGGAGTATGGCGTCTCGATCCGCTAGACGATCCAGGAATACGAAAAAAAACTCTCCCCAACGCGGCTGATATGCTCTCCCTCAGGCTGACCAAGCCAATAAAAAACGGCTCCCAAGAGGGGAGCATTTTTATTGACAACCGAACTCCCTCCTCAAGCAAATGAATCGTATAGAGCCCCACATCTTTTCGGATCGCTCTGTGTTCAGTCCATAGGATGCACCTACGCCTTGTTTGACCATCTTGCCAGTTTGCCATACATAAGCATCAGGTTTGAACGGAACAATATGGACGTACATATTCTCAAGGAGGTATCGTCATGAACCCACGCAGGGCACAAGAGATTGCAGCTTCACCCGTCATGGCCAACGTAACCTACAACGGTCTCCCCATCTATATTCAGCATGTCGATGAGCAGAACGAAACCGCCAGGATTTATCCCCTCGACCAGCCGGAAAACGAGCAAGAGGTGCCCTTATACAGCTTGAGAGAGGAATAAGCATGAAAGATTAAGGCTGCCTGTCATTCCTGCAGACAGCCTTTCGTTTTTAACGAATCAACGATCCAGTGCTCCCCTTTCCTCCAGCCACAGTATACTAGTGACTCCACGTGGATAATACTTGCTGCCGGAAATCTCTCCTGAGATGATCTGGTCGCTCCAGCTCCAAACAGATAACGTTGGATGAGTAAGCCAAGCAGCATGAGCGGCATCTGCTTTTGCCCCTTTTTCATCCCATCCCCACCCCAATATCTGACGGGCAATAAACTGGCACAAATAAATCTTGCTCAGCCATGAGTTGTTGCTGGTCGATGAAAGTTTCCAGCCGCCATCTTCAAACAGGCAGACACCTTCCGTCAATACCGTTTCCAGATGCCGCTTCAACGCTTGGATGTAGGAGCGGAAACGTCCCTCTGGCTCAAGCGCATCACGACAGTTAGTAAAATAAGGAAACACTAGCCCTTCAATGGCCGGGATGATTCTCGCATCGTTTTCTTCTCCTAGGACAGCGGGAATATAGCCGTCCGGTGTCAGATGACTGGCAATCGTTTCTGCGCATTTTTCCGCTTGTTCACCAGCGATCCTGGCCAATTCGGATTTTCCGTTTGCAGCAAACAGGTTCTCAAGTGCGATATAAGAGGCCCAACTTTTCCCCCCAGGTAGATGTTGTTTCTCGCCTGGCCCAGCGACACGTCCAGACTGTCATACGTCGTGATCTCCGCGCCTCCCATCACGCGTGTGGAGTCAAGACCCATCATCCCATTCCGCTGCTCAGGGTCGGGATGATCCCGATTGAGCATGCTCGTAAGGCAGCGAACCAATAGATCCATGTTGTCATCCAACCACTGCTGGTCGCCCGTCTGCGCCACATACACAGCAGCACATAACACCCAGTTGACAAGCTGCTCATGGGTCATGTGGGAAAAGCAGCCCTCCAGCCCATACAGTTCGTAAGCGGAGTAATGCGGGCGGGATATCGTATTGGCGACGCCCATGTCATGGGTAAAGCTGATCCCGCCTGAGTATTCCGTCTCATCGCCAGGAAAGCGAACGCGGTCCTCGTAGCTGAAGCGCTTGACG contains these protein-coding regions:
- the asnB gene encoding asparagine synthase (glutamine-hydrolyzing) — protein: MCGITGWINFHRDVSQELPVVEAMTGRLVCRGPDADGVWCCSHAALGHCRLVVVDPVGGTQPMTRQRGDCTYTLVYNGELYNTDELRQELLGRGHSFHSHSDTEVLLASYLEWGSRCVERINGIFAFAVWEEKHQRLYLARDRLGVKPLFYTVRGDSFLFGSELKSLLAHPQVEAVIDREGLAEIFALGPARTPGHGVFRDISELRPGHFLEVTPDGIHKQPYWSLESRPHTDDWETTVSTVRSLVLDAIERQLVADVPVATLLSGGLDSSAITAVAAEVFRRQGSGPLHTYSIDYVGNDRHFQASAFQPNADAPWVKRMSDYCGTIHHTIQFDTPELIDALKRAVIARDLPGMTDIDASLYLFCREIKRETTVVLSGECADEIFGGYPWFHREETLQANTFPWALMTRERASWLSPELREWVGPEEYVARRYQETLAEVPPLPDESPLEARRREMSYLNLTWFMSVLLDRKDRMSMAASLEARVPFCDHRIVEYVWNVPWEMKSRGEREKGLLRHALQGILPEEVLFRKKSPYPKTHNPAYAEATRSWLLDVLNDPTSPLLPLIDVRTIRELTASDAAASGTPWFGQLMSKPQLFAYLASIDYWMREYGVSIR
- a CDS encoding small acid-soluble spore protein H, producing the protein MNPRRAQEIAASPVMANVTYNGLPIYIQHVDEQNETARIYPLDQPENEQEVPLYSLREE